The Mesoterricola silvestris sequence GTCTTCATGCGCGAAAGGAAGCCGTGCGTCTTGGCGCGGCGACGGTTGTTGGGCTGAAAAGTCCGCTTCATGGTCCACCTCATGGCCCCAACCGGAAGGCAAGGGCGAACCTTTGAGGCTACCAGCAGGTCTTCGATCCCTCAACCCCAAAGAGAGGTCCCAACCTCAGGTTCCAGGTGATAAAGTAGTTTT is a genomic window containing:
- the rpmH gene encoding 50S ribosomal protein L34, producing MKRTFQPNNRRRAKTHGFLSRMKTKNGRLVLKRRRAKGRHVLAL